A stretch of the Porifericola rhodea genome encodes the following:
- a CDS encoding TatD family hydrolase: MKFIDPHIHVTSRTTDDYEAMQAAGIVAIIEPAFWLGQPRTKVGSFQDYFNSLVGFERFRASQFGIKHYCTIGLNSKEANNERLAEQVMELLPLYVGKEGVVAVGEIGYDDQTPAEDKYYRMQLELAKEVDMPVMIHTPHRDKKRGTTRSMDVCIEHGLKPEMVVVDHNNEETVQEVLDRGFWAAFTIYPHTKMGSERMVDIVKQYGPERIIVDSAADWGVSDPLAVPKTAKLMLDKGIPEEHVHQVCYQNALAAYSQSGQMKESDWEDVAIDQREKYSGNSVLRGGQTPKVKGSSDIVEN, from the coding sequence ATGAAATTTATAGACCCCCATATACACGTAACTTCACGTACCACTGACGATTATGAGGCCATGCAGGCAGCAGGGATCGTAGCTATTATTGAACCAGCATTCTGGCTGGGCCAGCCTCGTACCAAAGTAGGAAGTTTTCAGGACTATTTTAATAGTCTGGTAGGTTTTGAGCGATTTAGAGCCAGTCAGTTTGGTATTAAGCATTATTGCACGATTGGCCTTAACTCTAAAGAGGCTAACAATGAGCGACTGGCAGAGCAGGTAATGGAACTACTCCCCCTTTATGTAGGAAAAGAAGGGGTAGTAGCCGTTGGAGAAATTGGCTATGATGACCAGACGCCCGCCGAAGATAAATATTATCGTATGCAGCTGGAACTGGCCAAAGAAGTAGACATGCCAGTAATGATACATACCCCCCATCGGGACAAAAAAAGAGGCACTACCCGGAGTATGGATGTTTGTATAGAGCATGGCCTTAAGCCAGAAATGGTTGTAGTAGACCATAATAATGAAGAAACAGTGCAGGAAGTGCTAGACAGAGGATTCTGGGCTGCTTTTACCATTTACCCTCATACCAAAATGGGTAGCGAGCGTATGGTAGATATTGTTAAGCAGTATGGCCCAGAGCGTATCATTGTGGATAGTGCAGCAGATTGGGGAGTAAGCGATCCCCTTGCGGTACCCAAAACCGCTAAGCTTATGTTAGATAAAGGTATACCAGAGGAGCATGTGCATCAGGTGTGTTATCAGAATGCTTTGGCTGCCTATAGCCAAAGTGGACAGATGAAAGAGAGTGACTGGGAAGATGTAGCCATAGACCAACGTGAAAAGTACTCTGGCAACAGCGTACTTCGCGGGGGGCAGACGCCTAAAGTTAAAGGGTCTTCTGACATTGTAGAGAACTAA
- the eboE gene encoding metabolite traffic protein EboE, whose amino-acid sequence MKLNQEYQLTYCTNIHPGEDWDSVMQTLDIYVPSIKQALSPDQPFGIGLRLSRQAADQLRNAHNLVVFKNWLAVNNCYVFTMNGFPYGGFHRQRVKDDVHQPDWTTPERYEYTHTLFELLTELLPEGMDGGISTSPVSYKHWHQGTEVVQEVMIKGVKNICQIAWQLHQIKANTGKFLHLDIEPEPDGLLEDTQTTLAFYNDYLLPQGTAWLTQNHNLSKEDAEECLRDHIRVCYDVCHFAVMYEEPEQVLQQLQAADIRIGKVQISAALKTQFPDGDRSLKEAAFQQFKESTYLHQVAALDQSGKRKQYPDLPEALEEIHQAEIKEWRTHFHVPIFLESYGELQSTQDDVVKTLNHLKTNHITNHLEVETYTWEVLPEDIRIELAESIARELYWVRQNFVQA is encoded by the coding sequence ATGAAACTCAATCAGGAGTACCAGCTAACCTATTGTACTAATATTCATCCTGGAGAAGACTGGGATAGCGTCATGCAGACGCTAGATATCTATGTTCCAAGTATCAAGCAAGCCTTATCTCCCGATCAGCCTTTTGGCATTGGGCTACGCTTATCCCGTCAGGCTGCGGATCAGCTCAGAAACGCTCACAATCTGGTAGTGTTTAAAAACTGGTTAGCCGTAAACAACTGCTATGTATTTACTATGAACGGCTTTCCTTACGGGGGCTTTCACAGGCAGCGGGTTAAAGATGATGTACATCAGCCCGACTGGACTACTCCAGAGCGATATGAATATACCCATACGCTATTTGAGCTGCTCACTGAGTTGCTACCTGAAGGGATGGATGGAGGCATATCAACATCTCCTGTTTCTTACAAACACTGGCATCAGGGTACTGAGGTTGTACAGGAAGTAATGATAAAAGGAGTAAAGAATATTTGCCAGATCGCATGGCAGCTACACCAGATCAAAGCCAACACCGGCAAATTTCTTCACCTGGATATTGAGCCCGAGCCAGATGGTTTGCTGGAAGACACTCAGACTACCCTGGCTTTTTATAATGATTATTTACTACCTCAGGGTACAGCCTGGCTTACGCAAAATCATAATTTGAGTAAAGAAGATGCGGAAGAGTGCCTGAGAGACCATATTCGTGTATGCTATGATGTTTGCCATTTTGCAGTTATGTACGAAGAGCCGGAACAGGTACTTCAGCAGTTGCAAGCAGCAGATATACGCATAGGCAAGGTACAGATTAGTGCTGCGCTAAAAACACAGTTTCCCGATGGAGATCGCTCACTTAAAGAAGCGGCCTTTCAACAGTTCAAAGAATCTACCTACCTGCATCAGGTAGCTGCCTTGGACCAAAGTGGTAAACGCAAGCAATACCCCGACCTTCCCGAAGCACTGGAAGAAATTCATCAAGCGGAAATTAAAGAGTGGAGGACACATTTCCATGTGCCTATATTTTTAGAAAGCTACGGCGAATTGCAGTCCACTCAGGATGACGTAGTAAAAACGCTTAACCACCTAAAAACAAATCATATTACTAACCATCTGGAAGTAGAAACATATACCTGGGAGGTGCTGCCTGAAGATATTCGTATAGAATTGGCAGAGTCTATCGCTCGTGAGCTTTACTGGGTAAGACAAAACTTTGTGCAGGCATGA
- the eboC gene encoding UbiA-like protein EboC (EboC, a homolog the polyprenyltransferase UbiA, belongs to system of proteins involved in the trafficking of precursor metabolites to an extracytoplasmic compartment so that the biosynthesis of certain natural products, such as scytonemin, can be completed.) has protein sequence MKKIVAHLKLMRPANVITAVADIMAGFAASGLAVQWIDNAAHAEILMWLVLATIGLYAGGVVFNDVFDAELDRVERPERPIPSGEASLLSASLIGGLLLVLGILSAWMVSHISMVIAILVAACAILYNAWGKHQKNFGPVNMGLCRGGNLLLGVSAVPATLTHVWYISLIPIVYIAAITMISRGEVHGGDRSTMRWAGVMYAIIIVAILILAWVFYEAYWQVLPFLALLIYFIYPPLVKAMKSPEPSIIGMAVKAGVLSLIVLDAALATAFAGWLYGFVIILLFPVSRWVAKAFAVT, from the coding sequence ATGAAAAAAATTGTAGCGCACCTTAAACTGATGCGTCCGGCCAACGTCATAACTGCCGTTGCAGATATCATGGCTGGCTTTGCGGCATCCGGCTTGGCGGTGCAATGGATAGATAATGCAGCACATGCAGAAATCCTAATGTGGCTGGTGTTGGCTACTATAGGTCTTTATGCCGGCGGAGTTGTATTTAACGATGTGTTTGATGCCGAACTAGATCGCGTAGAACGCCCGGAGCGGCCAATTCCTAGCGGAGAGGCAAGTTTGTTAAGTGCCAGCCTTATAGGTGGGCTGCTTCTTGTGTTAGGTATATTATCGGCCTGGATGGTATCTCACATAAGTATGGTCATAGCCATACTGGTAGCTGCCTGCGCCATACTCTACAATGCCTGGGGCAAGCATCAAAAAAACTTTGGCCCGGTAAATATGGGGCTGTGCCGCGGCGGAAATCTGCTATTAGGAGTTAGTGCCGTACCGGCTACCCTAACCCACGTTTGGTATATCAGCCTTATTCCCATTGTATACATTGCTGCTATTACTATGATTAGCCGTGGCGAAGTACATGGAGGAGATCGTAGCACTATGCGCTGGGCAGGGGTAATGTATGCTATAATCATAGTAGCAATATTAATATTAGCCTGGGTGTTTTATGAGGCTTACTGGCAGGTGCTGCCATTTCTAGCATTGCTAATTTATTTTATCTACCCTCCCTTGGTAAAAGCGATGAAAAGCCCCGAACCCAGCATTATAGGCATGGCAGTAAAAGCAGGAGTTCTCTCTCTTATAGTTTTAGATGCCGCACTGGCCACTGCTTTTGCGGGTTGGCTATATGGCTTCGTCATCATACTATTATTTCCAGTATCGCGTTGGGTAGCCAAGGCTTTTGCGGTTACCTAA
- a CDS encoding EboA domain-containing protein → MQATTYQTDLKQAKDFLYAIIRESATAEGLKWLDQQTHKLEQEWNYRTFYFSFSSVPRFLGKATITYSKATLSQARELRSGFSPEGWDLTQLVRTYILLYLPHNNEAEYAQTIDRMCETADMYEQQAIYAALPLLPHPKALTGRTAEGIRTNMTNVFDAIALQNPYPADYLDQEAWNQLLLKAVFMGRPLYKIDRADERANPELARMLVDFAHERWAAHRQISPEIWRFVAPYLGEQYLSELEKSIKDGQPLEVEAALLACAQNTYSGGRTLLEQHPDFRQRIQKGDINWNSIGERYNA, encoded by the coding sequence ATGCAAGCAACTACATATCAGACTGATCTTAAGCAGGCAAAGGATTTTTTATATGCGATAATCCGTGAGAGCGCAACGGCTGAAGGTCTAAAGTGGCTAGACCAGCAGACCCATAAACTGGAGCAGGAGTGGAACTACCGAACTTTCTATTTCTCTTTTAGCTCAGTGCCTCGTTTTTTGGGTAAAGCTACCATTACATATAGCAAAGCTACTCTCAGCCAGGCCAGAGAGCTCAGGTCAGGCTTCTCCCCTGAGGGTTGGGACCTGACTCAGCTTGTCCGCACCTACATTCTACTTTATCTACCCCACAATAATGAAGCGGAATATGCGCAAACGATAGATAGAATGTGCGAAACCGCCGATATGTATGAGCAGCAGGCTATCTATGCAGCACTGCCGCTGCTTCCTCACCCTAAAGCGCTCACCGGCCGTACAGCAGAGGGTATACGTACCAATATGACCAATGTATTTGATGCAATAGCGCTGCAGAATCCCTACCCGGCAGATTATCTGGATCAGGAAGCCTGGAATCAGCTGCTTCTTAAAGCAGTATTTATGGGTAGGCCTTTGTACAAAATAGATCGTGCTGACGAACGTGCCAACCCGGAGCTGGCGCGTATGTTGGTAGATTTTGCCCATGAACGCTGGGCCGCCCATAGGCAGATAAGCCCTGAAATCTGGCGGTTTGTAGCACCCTACCTGGGTGAGCAATACCTCTCAGAGCTTGAGAAATCAATCAAAGACGGACAACCGCTAGAGGTGGAAGCCGCGTTACTGGCCTGTGCTCAAAATACTTACTCAGGAGGCAGAACCCTCTTGGAGCAGCACCCCGACTTTAGGCAGCGTATACAAAAAGGAGATATTAACTGGAATAGCATAGGAGAGCGGTATAATGCCTAA
- a CDS encoding 3-dehydroquinate synthase — translation MKSIRQSFSVPFEYQVLFTNQLFHTTNSLLADLLKSEQKPKVYYVIDNGVSEAHPKLLQEIKAHATYFKEVYTLCADPLIIPGGEQAKNNTDYLQQIVEATHLYGIDRHSYIIAVGGGAILDLVGFAAAVSHRGIRHIRIPTTVLSQNDSGVGVKNGINYFGKKNYLGSFAPPFAVINDLDFLATLDERDWRAGISEAIKVALIKDAAFFEKMEKDAEALARRESQPMQELIYRCAEMHLEHISGGDPFEMGSSRPLDFGHWAAHKLEQLTQYELRHGEAVAIGIALDVTYSYLKGMITEAELLRVIQLIKALGFKLYVPQMEQDEILKGLQEFREHLGGRLTIMLLEKIGKGVEVHEMDTKLIQQAVNRLEVFEETDQIV, via the coding sequence ATGAAATCTATACGTCAGTCTTTTAGTGTTCCATTTGAATATCAGGTCCTATTTACTAATCAACTTTTTCATACTACCAATAGCCTGCTGGCAGATCTGCTTAAAAGTGAGCAGAAACCTAAGGTGTACTACGTAATAGATAATGGTGTAAGTGAGGCCCACCCGAAGCTATTGCAAGAGATCAAAGCACACGCTACGTATTTTAAAGAAGTTTATACCCTTTGTGCTGACCCGCTAATAATCCCAGGAGGAGAGCAGGCAAAAAACAATACAGACTATTTGCAGCAAATTGTAGAGGCTACACATTTGTATGGAATAGACCGCCACTCCTACATCATTGCCGTAGGGGGTGGGGCAATACTAGACCTGGTGGGCTTTGCCGCGGCCGTATCGCACCGGGGTATACGCCATATCAGAATACCTACTACCGTACTTTCTCAGAACGACTCAGGAGTAGGCGTTAAGAACGGAATCAATTACTTCGGCAAAAAAAATTATCTGGGTAGCTTTGCGCCACCATTTGCGGTAATCAACGATCTGGACTTTTTAGCTACCCTGGATGAGCGCGACTGGCGTGCAGGTATCTCTGAAGCTATTAAAGTTGCCCTGATAAAGGATGCAGCCTTTTTTGAGAAGATGGAAAAAGATGCAGAAGCTCTGGCAAGACGTGAGTCTCAACCTATGCAGGAGCTGATTTACCGCTGCGCGGAGATGCACTTAGAGCACATTTCCGGAGGCGATCCTTTTGAAATGGGATCTTCTCGCCCGCTTGATTTTGGACACTGGGCTGCCCATAAACTGGAACAACTTACCCAGTACGAGCTTCGTCATGGAGAAGCAGTAGCCATAGGCATAGCGCTGGATGTTACTTATTCCTATCTTAAAGGTATGATAACCGAAGCTGAACTATTAAGAGTAATACAACTTATTAAAGCTTTGGGCTTTAAATTGTATGTGCCCCAGATGGAGCAGGACGAAATTCTGAAGGGTTTGCAGGAGTTTAGAGAGCATCTGGGGGGTAGGCTGACCATTATGTTGCTAGAAAAAATTGGCAAAGGAGTAGAAGTACACGAAATGGATACTAAACTCATTCAGCAAGCCGTTAATCGCCTGGAGGTATTTGAAGAGACCGACCAAATCGTATAA